One Glycine max cultivar Williams 82 chromosome 4, Glycine_max_v4.0, whole genome shotgun sequence DNA segment encodes these proteins:
- the LOC102663681 gene encoding uncharacterized protein has protein sequence MPLYAKFLKDILTKKNQYIHSDTIVVEGKCSVVIQRILPPKHKDPRSVTIPCSIGEIDVGKALIDFGASINLMPLSMCRRLGELEIMPTCMTLQLADHSINKTLWSD, from the coding sequence ATGCcactctatgccaaatttttaaaagacattCTGACAAAAAAGAACCAGTATATCCACAGTGACACGATAGTTGTGGAAGGAAAATGTAGTGTTGTCATTCAACGCATCCTTCCCCCGAAGCACAAAGATCCTAGAAGTGTCACTATACCGTGTTCTATTGGTGAGATTGATGTGGGtaaagctctcatagacttcGGAGCTAGTATCAATCtaatgcctctctccatgtgccGGCGACTTGGAGAGCTAGAGATAATGCCCACATGCATGACCTTACAGTTGGCTGATCACTCCATCAACAAGACCctatggagtgattga
- the LOC106798415 gene encoding TORTIFOLIA1-like protein 4 isoform X1: MHTFFFLPSLLDMFIDFSKPETKRALLNKSSEDKIQKYGRSKAGSRVVPYQEDESQDSVPVSIVSKDLQRNDKESEDLQRNDKESEDLWLIRDQLHQIENQQSSLLDLLQHEGASQAFEDAQKKMKSISETVIICSMKVLLNS, from the exons ATGCATACTTTCTTCTTTCTGCCTTCTTTATTGGACATGTTCATTGATTTTTCAAAGCCAGAAACGAAAAGGGCACTGCTAAACAAAAGTTCTGAGGATAAAATACAAAAGTATGGTAGGTCCAAAGCTGGATCTCGTGTGGTTCCATATCAAGAAGATGAGAGCCAAGACTCAGTTCCTGTCAGTATCGTCTCTAAAGATCTCCAAAGGAATGACAAAGAGAGTGAAGATCTCCAAAGGAATGACAAAGAGAGTGAAGATTTATGGCTGATCCGTGATCAGTTACATCAAATTGAGAACCAGCAGTCAAGTCTACTTGATCTTCTGCAG CATGAAGGTGCTTCTCAAGCCTTTGAAGATGCTCAAAAGAAGATGAAAAGCATATCAGAAACAGTGATAATTTGCAGCATGAAGGTGCTTCTCAATTCTTGA
- the LOC106798415 gene encoding phosphoglucomutase, cytoplasmic isoform X2: MDAGLCSVCGEESFGTGSDRIREKDGIWEVLAWLSILAYKNKDKLEDKLVTVEDIIRQHWTTYGRHYYTQYDYENVDAGAAKELMAYLVKLQSSLSEVNQYVNFSTLTIEKKELLCDVSHDIDNPFYKKNFRP, translated from the exons atggatgctggatTATGTTCAGTCTGTGGTGAAGAAAGTTTTGGGACAG GTTCTGACCGTATTCGTGAGAAAGATGGAATCTGGGAAGTTTTGGCCTGGCTATCTATACttgcatataaaaataaagataaacttGAAGACAAGCTTGTCACTGTTGAAGACATAATTCGCCAGCATTGGACTACTTATGGGCGCCATTATTATACTCAATATGACTATGAA aaCGTGGATGCAGGTGCAGCAAAGGAACTGATGGCATATTTGGTCAAGCTGCAGTCCTCACTTTCAGAAGTCAATCAGTATGTTAATTTTAGTACACTAACAATAGAGAAAAAAGAACTATTATGTGATGTAAGTCATGATATTGATAAcccattttataagaaaaattttcGGCCCTAG